ATTTACACACATTTGGAAGTGCACATCGAAGTATGTCGTGCCGAAATCATGCATTAGATCTGTTGCCAGTCGACACTGTTCCAGCGCTCCGTCCATTGAGGGAAAATGGTTGAAACCTGCAGGGTTTGACACAGGACTGACAGTTTACAACAGTCTCACGAAAAGGAAAGAGCCACTCATACTTGCAGAAGAAGGAGTTGCCAAATGGTTCGTAATTTCAAACACAGCCTTCATACATTCGTGAATAATGAAACGTGCCAGTAGCCTACCTGTCTTTTCAATGCATGCGTCTTTTGTTTTGAAGGTACAGCTGCGGACCCACAGTATACGACCATGCACATCTGGGACACGCATGGTAAACACTCGACCTTGAATCATGCACAGCAACATGTATGCCAcagttactgtactgtagtaaATGAGTAATAAGTAATGTGTTATTTTACCTCTAACATCACATTTCACATAACATTAATGCATGGTGTTCAACGTAGCCTATCTACACTTTCAAAAAATACCCACTGGAATACCAGGGTAGCCTTCTGTACAGAATTGTGATCAGCTGTATGCCTAtaaagtgtctctctctccccctctctctctgccgatCATTTGCACAagcactccaaaacacacacacacacacacacacacacacacacacacacacacacacacacacacacacacacacacacacacacacacacacacacacacacacacctacctccctTTGCTCTGTTAACAAATGTCTTTGTTCTTTCTGTCCATAGTTCCTATGTCAGATTTGACATTGTGCAAAGAACTCTTTCAAAGGTGTTTGGGATAAATGTCATCCATGTCATGGTCATCACAGATATTGATGATAAAATCATAAGGAGAAGTCTGGAGGTATGTCTTTCATTTCAATGCGATAAGTTATGCCCCCTCAGTGGATGGTGGAATACATGTCTTGTCTGGTataagggtgggagacgtgacgccttgttttttcgtaacattggttaaaaacctacaaaactgttattttcttttaaaaaacaaatgtcaatgaaagaagatgttttacattatgtttcatattagtcttagatgagaagaaacatttttgttaagatttatgtaaaggtttatacagtatatcacgaaagtgaatacacccctcacagtttttcagatttgtgagtatatcttctcATAGGAAAGCatcacagaaatgtcactttgacacaatgattagtgaccttttaacaacatatttaaccgcttaaatttcttgttcactcagaaaaaaacaaaatacagccattaatgtttgaacatgtactcacaaaagtgagtacaccccagattaaaatccggtagagaaggggctatgttggctcgaaacgtctcgaaatgaaacgaaatgaaaagggatgacaagggaggttatcagtgtgcgtttcaatctttctttgcattgaacttttaaattttgagtctgcatctggcttaaatagattggtgtgagatttgaatgcaatcctatggagaatatcatgatatgcttcagtagtcacagtgcatgttgacatgcatgtttcttttaggtgtatttcagattgccaatgttgacagcattcatgcatccccaaaccatgtcagtcccactgccatgcttggatagtgagaggatacaccttttttgtaaaactcacttgtttaccaccacacatgcttgacaccatctaaagcaaatttgtttatattggtctcaagagagatgaacagaccaaggatatggatcactggaaccatgttgtgtgatctgaagagaccaagataaacaaatttgccttagatggtgtcaagcatgtgtggtggtaaacaagtgagttttacaaaaaaggtgcatcctctcactagccaagcatggtagtgggactgacatggtttggggatgcatgaatgctgtcaacattggcaatctgaaatacacctaaaagaaatatgcatgtcaacatgcactgtgactactgaagcagatcatgatattctccataggattgcattcaaatctcacaccaatctatttaagccagatgcagactcaacatttaaaagttcaatgcaaagaaaggttgaaacgcacactgatgacctcccttgtcatcccttttcattttgagacgattcgagccaacatagccccttctctaccggattttaatctggggtgtactcacttttgtgagtacatgttcaaacattaatggctgtattttgtttttttctgagtgaacaagaaatttaagcggttaaatatgttgctaaaaggtcactaatcattgtgtcaaagttacatttctgtaatgctttcctatgaaaagatatactcaaaaatctgcaaaactgtgaggagtgtattcactttcgtgatatactgtatgtcaaatatcctgcggtgtgactgtaacattaatgaaacaatatataataatatatatataaattaaccaacaacattttgagtaATGTacgaagcatttggcatgattgcataaatcttaactttagattaagatatgtgaatgtggaaaagactcaagacagtaatattaactacaagttcaatttcgtaacacaaattgcgtcctgtggggtgacatgtatgtcaatgtttgtgaatgggcagctgcaaggccaactgcaagggtcttaaagactggctcctaaccagtcagtacctcagttattggagagtgctgtggaagtttaaggtgactcttaacctcttaatatgtcttcatattgcaatctttctgtcacgcaatgcttaggttcattttatggtgtcctgtggtgtgactggtcttataggaggaaaaaaaagtttttttattaatgaaaacacatattaagattaaacacaatatcattatcaagttagcatgagctcagatgtcagtcataatacaaaaggattaaaatggccataatgcagtgaattccctgtggtgtgactccgttttcctgcggtgtgacatgcctatgctatgtattgatgcaggacacattttcccaaaaatggcaaaaataaggtgaaattccacagaccactaagtgcttaatttttttctatttttttccaatttttatccatcatttttttcaggaatttgaaaaacttttttttttttttgtgttacgcccttaaacgtcaaccacccataaacCAACCCATTGGAAACCATCTCATTTCTCGTTAAATGCTGCGAACAAGTGAAGTATGAGGGGCTTGCCTTTACCAGGGCAGGATATTTCAACAGAATAGAAAGCTGTAATTGTaattatatacagtacaatgaGATACAAAGCCTCCCTTCAAGGTACAAATAACAAAGTACCGTACATTTGCAGCTTATAAGCCgctactttttttttgctttgaaccCGTCCCATGAGGTCGCTAATTTATAGAAATTTACATGAGACAAGCACAAGGTCAATAGAGTTAGCTAAAGTTGTGTAAATATCACATCTTATAATGTGGAGGTCTGCGGCTTATATGAGGGTAATTATCTTACTTTGGCTAGGTGCGGCTTATATGCAAAAAATGTTAACAAGTGTATGTTAACCTGTTAGCTAATGTGGTGACTTGAAGATGTTTGTAGTGCTGTATGTCACCCACTAATTGTGTTGTTTTTATTAACCTTAACCCACTTCATGTGTTGGTTGTAGGCACAGGTGTCGCCCACTGTTTTGGCCAGGATGTATGAAGAGGACTTCAAAGAGGATATGCTAGCCTTGAAGGTGAATCCTCACTTGGCCATTCCCTTCTCAATTGTATGTTTATTTCACCGGTCCTACAATTTGCTTAGGTCATTTGTCTGCACTGTACAGTAGTAGCATACCATGTCTTCACACAAGTGAAGAACTTTgaatgcctctctctttctcattataGTAGCACATACATGTACTCTGTATACATTCCATGAAGTTTTaagaatttgttgaatttggagtTCTGGAAATGGAAAATATAATGTTTTTAGTGCTGTGTTGGCAGGTTATTCCTCCAGTGGTGTATATGCGTGTGACGGAGAACGTTGCTCCTATCGTGACTTTCATTGAGCGCATCATAAAAAATGGACATGCCTATGCAACAGCAAGCGGTGAGTCCTCTGCATTATATGTCTGGTTTTGTGGCGTGTCTGTGGCCTACATATTGTGATAATATGATCATATTACATCATTATTACACGTCCCAGTGTTTCCCTTAGACCAGCACTGTGTGGTGCTACAGGCAAAAAAGTCAGGCCAGTGCAATGTGCTCTATGTGTATACCCCTTGACATACCATATACACTAAATGTGTTGATaaatgggggggggttgggctggCGCTAGGtcgccatctctgattgctcttgtgtACTATTGCAGCCTGTTAAAGAAGTGAATGTGTCATCTTGTTGTTACCTGCAAACTGACAAGTTTTTCTTGCTGTTTTCTGGACACAGGAGATGTTTACTTTGATGTGAGGTCTGTAGGCCACCGCTATGGCAAATTGATGAGCTTGGGAGAGCCTGTTGGAGAATCTGGTATGTACCGTACAGCATtgattctgtttttgttttttgccgcTAGTGGGACATGACAGCATCCATTGGAAGTAGAAATTATAGGGTTTTATAGAATTAATTAATTTCAGTAGAGTCAAAAAACCCAAGTTTTGATCCACTAgggtacagtggttcttaaccttttttcttgaagcaccccctaaactctgcccaagacaagccgtgcacccccaaaccaaacgtctatacgtgtatacacaccaaaaaatgatttaagtaaataattacaatgattcttgctttagacattaatcacttctttaatgactttacattaggtccaaaacatgttttaatttgtttttgatttggcctaattatgaggtttagaatcagaattttggtcacaacctcaacacaaacaaaattccgtgcacccccagaaatctctggcgcacccccagggggtgcccgcaccccaggttaagaaccactaaaCTAGGGTACAGTAGACCTCTTTTTAGAGCTTGATAATGCTTCATGTTTAATGACGCTTCATCATCATAAGATGTTGTTTTGTTTCGCCCTAACTCCAAGGAAACAGGAGCTGCTGTATAGCTCTTAATCACTTGAGGTTAGCACCACTACCAAATAAAATCCCATCGTGTACTTAGCTTAGCTCGTTTGACTAGCATGATCTGAATGAATGAGCTAGTCCAACAACACAGCAGTTATGgatttttatacagtatgtgtctttgAAGAGATTCTCATAGTCAAATGAGTTTAATATAAGACAACTGGAGTCCTTAGAAATGTGTCATCTCTAACGTGCAAGTTCAAAATACTCCCCATTGCCTACAAGTAAACTCTTTTTCACTTCATCTTCACGTGAATTGGCAGAGGACACAGAGAAGAGGGACGTGCGGGACTTTGCCCTGTGGAAGGCAGCCAAGCCACAGGAGCCCTTCTGGGAGTCGCCATGGGGACCAGGGAGGCCGGGGTGGCACATCGAGTGTTCCACGGTTGCCAGGTAAGGCGTCCGTCACTTGAAAGCAAAGGGTTAGCaaagtgtgtaaaaaaaaatctccaaaaTCTCCAAATTCTAAGTGTCCATTTTGAATTGCCAGTCATTGACCTCtggctgcaaaacctactctggTCAGGCCAGTAAATAAAGTCAAGTAGTTTATtttcttagtaaatattcatggaaaaaaATTGTGAATGCACACTACAGTGTGCATTTtggaaattaaatgttaaaattatCATACTGGACCTTTAAAATTGACCAGCCCTTGGGCGCCCTCTAGTGCCTTGGGGATGTTTGGTAAGTTACTGTCCTTGCCGTTTACAGTACAGGGCAAGGCAAGCATATTTGAACATCAGAGTTCAAAGTGCTGAGGAGGCTGTTCAGTGTGCTTATTCTATACTCAGTTTAGTCATCGCAGATGTAATTAGTAATTCAATATTGCAGTATCATGGGAAAAATTTGCACCCGTTACATCACAATAGTATGATACGGTATTCATACTTCTATGTGTTTGCCTCAGCTCTGTGTTTGGGAGTCAGCTCGATATCCACTCAGGGGGGATTGATCTGGCCTTCCCTCACCATGAGAACGAGATCGCCCAGTGTGAGGCCCATCACCAGTGCCAACAGTGGGGAAACTACTTCCTACATTCAGGTACTGTACATATGTTCGTATTAAAGGGATCCTAATGCAACATTTTGTAGTGAGTCCTTGTCATATTTCTTAATGCGCTTAAATTAGTTATTAATTTGAGTGAAGACTACCCTCACACCTGGCCATATCTTTTGACTACTGTGcatgtaaatgtaaatataatAATCACGCTATTTAATCCATTTGTTATTTAGGTCATCTGCATTTAAAAGGAAGTGCAGAGAAGATGTCAAAGTCCCTAAAGAATTTTATTACTATTAAGGTAAGAAACATATTTTGCATTGCAATGAAACCAGAAAAGAATACTTACATTCTTTGATACCAAATGTTATTTCCACTCTTACCTTAGAGATAACGTTTAGCGAGAAGGTCCCTGTTGTGGAATAGTGAGTGACCGACAGAGAGATGCAGTTTTCATCTTTCTGAAGGGAGCTATTTCATGACAGTGACCATCTCGCCAAATGTTATCCCGCTCATTACATGGCTATCAATGTTCACCATAATTACGAAAACATATTGCTTTAATGAATAGTTTAATTATTGGTGAAATAAAATTACTTCTGCAACATAATATAGTTCGTAAAACAGTTTTTTCGTAAAACTGTTGTGCCATCTAGGTTTTCAtgttctttcatttcttttgaaACCTACTGTAAGGCAATTTGCAAAGGATTATTGAAAAGTCCAAGCATGTATTTATTCTGAGCACAAAACACATGCAATGTGCATCTAACAGAACTAATTTTGATTCACTATTATTACAGGATTTCCTGCAGTCTTATAATGCCAATGAATTTCGTCTGTTCTGCCTCTTAACAAAGTACAGATCAGGTAAGTTTAACAGTTGCTCATGATCTTCAGTTCTGACAGCTGAAGTGTTATGCCCTAGGCACTTGGACATTGCAATATTTTTGACATCACAGTCCGTACATGAACATCATTAAATTGAAGGCTCTGATTTGCACCTCTAATATTATTTTTAATCATTTAAGAAATGTCCACCACGCCCACATAGGGTGACGAgtttctttaacccattttagcctaagccttttttgggaaagggtgccctatgcctattaaatcctaaatatttcagcctccgaagcacatactaaaaacatgaaataggttgcggagagagagagggtccgaggcactctgaagtacagtttaaaagtcctttattgatacatggacaatagccgacgcgtttcggtcgcgtgcgaccttcttcagggctaatcaTTTTTTCATACTactaccccacagacgcaactcatcTTTGCTCTTTTTTacaatgaaataagttgcatttaaaggctAGGACCCTCAtggtgcattagaatgtgttcattcagctcttacatacccacatttttcatttagagtagagtagagtagagtagagtagagtagagtatcgtttattgatcccagagggaaattaaggtgccaagtagcatacacacataaataaagacattacccacaagacataatacacatatttacacataaaataatcatatacagcgccgccagttagtattggcaccccttaattttatttacaaattgtgcaatatatccagaaataaatggaaatatacacaacttttacaatcaggatcttttaattgaacattataagatatttggaattgccaagtatttatttccaagtgcattttgtaatttcaagcaaaaacatttaaaagggcatgtccaggaatattggcacccctccttcaagggttaattgcacactattagacagcaatggcagcctctgaaggttttggttttcatcaatgactgtgttctttcatttttacatccaatccactgtgcatgtggttgtgttctttgggtttttgtctttctggagtgcacatgatgttcaactcaaaccaagtgttcttgccatggttacacattttactgtaaatgatgatacctgtcatgtcatgatgcctgtcatgatacctgtgatacggtcaaatcctccaatacctgatgcaacaatggggtgacataatattatggaacggacaccatgcttgctttttggtagggtgtccttttccttaaagactttcttgcagagtatgcaaacatgctgtttgtgtgagtcactgaaaaactgtgctattgcttcatctgaccttaaaacattcttaaaagggctgtgctaggcctgtattttttcatacagccgtcaggtgttccctgttatgacttttattaagcaatgtggtctgccttgctctccaaccaaaaggcactactttgtgtagtgtttaacacggggtgcttattgaaaaaaactacccagaacagttcaaagttgaccgtcaggtctgtagatgttagtccctgtgttttttcattatttgcaccgacttccaaagacttttatcataatatcttcctctaccccccacatccaagg
The Engraulis encrasicolus isolate BLACKSEA-1 chromosome 12, IST_EnEncr_1.0, whole genome shotgun sequence DNA segment above includes these coding regions:
- the cars2 gene encoding probable cysteine--tRNA ligase, mitochondrial translates to MRTLLFTHIWKCTSKYVVPKSCIRSVASRHCSSAPSIEGKWLKPAGFDTGLTVYNSLTKRKEPLILAEEGVAKWYSCGPTVYDHAHLGHACSYVRFDIVQRTLSKVFGINVIHVMVITDIDDKIIRRSLEAQVSPTVLARMYEEDFKEDMLALKVIPPVVYMRVTENVAPIVTFIERIIKNGHAYATASGDVYFDVRSVGHRYGKLMSLGEPVGESEDTEKRDVRDFALWKAAKPQEPFWESPWGPGRPGWHIECSTVASSVFGSQLDIHSGGIDLAFPHHENEIAQCEAHHQCQQWGNYFLHSGHLHLKGSAEKMSKSLKNFITIKDFLQSYNANEFRLFCLLTKYRSGIEYSDRSMNEARTTLATIRSFTHDAQAYIKGQLQCQPVDETVLWQRLASTQSAVRAALADDFDTPRAVDAIMTLIHQCNCQLQTSTKTTGESRSPAVFGAVLGYIRDMMEVFGVDLLDRKDSGGIDSSGVLQNVVEQLVNFRSEVRNFALEVDQSASSGQGGKKRLHTDRQPLLKACDTLRKDLAPLGINVKDRGRTSTWEIELSRRDKD